From Mytilus edulis chromosome 8, xbMytEdul2.2, whole genome shotgun sequence, one genomic window encodes:
- the LOC139487010 gene encoding uncharacterized protein, whose amino-acid sequence MNYAIDISRCNLDLSGITSLLFELKACANGHVLLSNSDVKKSSKPLYEILIGDSNYYSVIAYRTDDSLELGSYNYNESNTPHILNCTVYLPFWISWADGDIRLGTGIFVDKNVLVSFMNPHHFEVRSIGVLTSHYKLGNWAIQVEVSDKFTGYFDSCSMDNTKSDMVVVGAIKCSAMRCATSCVMSKTCMGYNFNSAMNRCELLSFESNVVTDIPNHLEAGWRFYSKCNNGKTACLGCCI is encoded by the exons ATGAACTACGCCATTGACATAAGTAGATGTAACCTGGACCTTAGTGGAATAACGTCGTTACTGTTTGAACTAAAGGCGTGCGCCAATGGACATGTCCTTCTTTCAAATTCTGatgtaaaaaaatcatcaaaaccatTGTATGAGATTCTCATTGGAGATAGTAATTACTATTCGGTCATTGCCTACCGCACAGACGATTCTTTGGAACTTGGAAGCTACAATTATAACGAATCTAATACCCCGCATATACTGAACTGCACTGTGTATCTACCATTCTGGATTAGTTGGGCGGATGGAGACATTAGATTAGGAACTGGtatttttgttgataaaaatgttttggtatctttcatGAATCCGCATCATTTTGAGGTGAGAAGTATTGGAGTATTAACTAGCCACTATAAATTAGGAAATTGGGCAATACAAGTTGAAG TTTCAGACAAATTTACTGGATATTTTGACAGCTGTAGTATGGATAATACCAAGTCTGATATGGTTGTAGTTGGAGCCATCAAATGTTCTGCCATGAGATGTGCTACGAGCTGTGTAATGTCAAAGACTTGTATGGGTTACAATTTCAACAGTGCCATGAACAG ATGTGAACTACTGTCATTTGAATCGAACGTTGTTACAGACATACCAAATCACCTTGAAGCCGGATGGAGATTCTATAGTAAATGTAACAATGGGAAAACTGCTTGTCTTGGGTGTTGTATTTAG